In the genome of Acidimicrobiia bacterium, one region contains:
- a CDS encoding right-handed parallel beta-helix repeat-containing protein: protein MIALVATGVAVPVLAHAFASTPQPKIELIGDATVSSGRSTASPSTALPHGTAKGDFLVSYVEASPSSTVTCAPSWVKRLDVVNGEATRLVACTHLETVNAERPRVTLQPAGHASMVTMAFSHVDLVTPVAGAAGATGLQGPSVNVPSDHSVVVLAQGSPHWRVDFAPPDGSRKIAITNDGVGGEVATAIDRASQSRAMPTQRWTYGVREATNTPAGKAAAESDARWSGPTSVTTALVLNLADEPVTTTTTPATTAPTTTTPGSPGGAPQTPPAQICGDHSVLDGPATPPAGAIVVPAGDNHGLTWNARTTYWFAPGVHTLGSGEYDQVIPADNDTFVGAPGAVIDGQSKNNFAFTQHAANVTIEHLTIRNFVSPQDQGVVNHDSANGWTIANNTIADNQGAALMAGANQTVRDNCIDSNGQYGINAYQQGNGISALVIDHNEIADNNTGDWEKRQPGCGCTGGLKLWAVRGASITNNYVHDNKGVGVWADTNDVAIEIGGNYVSNNDAEGIMYEASYNGFIHDNTLANNAWVAGPTNPGFPTGAIYISESGGDSRVSSKYSTFEISGNVLSNNWSGVILWENADRFCNSPANPTRDCTEGGHASLSTCVAGTIDHAPYFSDCRWKTQNLSVHDNEFGLDPTKVPGCALNKGCGLNGVFSQWGTYPSWSPYQGQAIENAITFHQNNVFSSNTYTGTWRMMAHDQGTELQLAAWQASPYNQDHNSSMNP, encoded by the coding sequence GAGCTCGACGGTCACGTGCGCGCCGAGCTGGGTCAAGCGGCTCGACGTCGTGAACGGCGAGGCGACGCGCCTCGTCGCGTGCACGCACCTCGAGACGGTGAACGCCGAGCGTCCGCGTGTCACGCTGCAGCCCGCGGGGCACGCGTCGATGGTCACGATGGCGTTCTCGCACGTCGACCTGGTGACACCCGTCGCCGGAGCCGCGGGGGCGACCGGCCTGCAAGGCCCGAGCGTGAACGTCCCGTCGGATCACTCCGTCGTCGTGCTCGCGCAGGGCAGCCCCCACTGGCGGGTCGACTTCGCGCCGCCCGACGGCTCGCGCAAGATCGCGATCACGAACGACGGCGTCGGCGGCGAGGTCGCGACCGCGATCGATCGCGCGTCGCAGTCGCGTGCCATGCCCACGCAGCGCTGGACGTACGGCGTGCGTGAGGCCACGAACACGCCCGCCGGCAAGGCCGCGGCGGAGTCGGACGCCCGCTGGAGCGGCCCGACGTCGGTCACGACCGCGCTCGTGCTGAACCTCGCCGACGAACCGGTCACCACGACGACCACACCGGCGACGACCGCGCCCACCACGACCACGCCCGGCAGCCCGGGCGGTGCGCCGCAGACCCCGCCCGCGCAGATCTGCGGCGATCACTCGGTGCTCGACGGGCCGGCGACCCCGCCCGCCGGCGCGATCGTCGTGCCCGCGGGCGACAACCACGGCCTCACCTGGAACGCGCGCACCACGTACTGGTTCGCGCCGGGCGTCCACACGCTCGGGTCGGGGGAGTACGACCAGGTCATCCCGGCCGACAACGACACGTTCGTCGGCGCGCCCGGCGCGGTGATCGACGGTCAGAGCAAGAACAACTTCGCGTTCACGCAGCACGCCGCGAACGTGACGATCGAGCACCTGACGATCCGGAACTTCGTGTCGCCGCAGGATCAGGGTGTCGTGAACCACGACTCGGCCAATGGCTGGACGATCGCGAACAACACCATCGCCGACAACCAGGGCGCCGCGCTCATGGCGGGGGCGAACCAGACCGTCCGCGACAACTGCATCGATTCGAACGGGCAGTACGGGATCAACGCCTACCAACAGGGCAACGGCATCTCGGCGCTGGTGATCGACCACAACGAGATCGCCGACAACAACACCGGCGACTGGGAGAAGCGCCAGCCCGGCTGCGGCTGCACCGGCGGTCTGAAGCTCTGGGCGGTGCGCGGCGCGTCGATCACGAACAACTACGTGCACGACAACAAGGGCGTCGGTGTGTGGGCCGACACGAACGACGTCGCCATCGAGATCGGCGGCAACTACGTCTCGAACAACGACGCCGAAGGAATCATGTATGAAGCCAGCTACAACGGCTTCATCCACGACAACACGCTCGCGAACAACGCGTGGGTGGCCGGCCCGACGAACCCGGGCTTCCCGACCGGCGCGATCTACATCTCCGAGAGCGGCGGCGACTCGCGCGTCAGCTCGAAGTACTCGACGTTCGAGATCTCGGGCAACGTGCTGTCGAACAACTGGTCGGGCGTGATCCTCTGGGAGAACGCGGATCGGTTCTGCAACTCACCGGCGAACCCGACGAGGGACTGCACCGAGGGCGGCCACGCGAGCCTGTCGACGTGTGTCGCGGGGACGATCGACCACGCGCCGTACTTCAGCGACTGCCGCTGGAAGACGCAGAACCTGTCGGTGCACGACAACGAGTTCGGCCTCGACCCGACGAAGGTCCCCGGATGCGCGCTCAACAAGGGCTGCGGACTCAACGGCGTGTTCTCGCAGTGGGGCACGTACCCGTCGTGGTCGCCGTACCAGGGCCAGGCCATCGAGAACGCGATCACGTTCCATCAGAACAACGTGTTCTCGAGCAACACCTACACGGGCACGTGGCGGATGATGGCGCACGACCAGGGAACCGAGCTCCAGCTCGCCGCGTGGCAGGCGAGCCCGTACAACCAGGATCACAACAGCTCGATGAATCCGTAG